Below is a window of bacterium DNA.
TCGATGAAGAGGATTACGGAACGCCTGACAACAACCCGATGGATGTCCACACTCACGGAACTCATGTTGCCGGAATATTGGCTGCACGTACCAATAACGGGGTAGGTATTGCATCGGCAAGCTATAATGTGAAAACACTGGCAATGCGCGCCGGGTATGCGTATCGCTCCGATCAATATCTGTTCGGAGACGGTCTGGTCGACGATTTCGCTCGGGCAACCCAATATGTAGCAAACCGCGGAGCGCGGGTCGTCAGTTTCAGTTATGGCTATGACTATCCCGATAGTGCGTGGCAAGCAGCGGTGAACTATCTCGCTGCGAATGATGCTTTGGTTTTTGGCGCTGCTGGGAACAATGACAACGCGAGTTACATCTATCCAGCGATGTTTGAAAATGCTATTGCGGTTGCAGCATTAAACCGTGGTAATGTCCGGGCATGGTTTTCCAGTTATGGCAGTTGGGTGGACATCGCTGCGCCAGGTGTTGCAATCTGGTCGACCGTGATGCCAAATATGATAAACTCCGCTTATTATACTCAGTATTCGGGTACATCGATGGCGACGCCAAATGTAGCTGCGGTAGCGGCGTTGCTCTGGTCGAAGAATCCTGCCCTATCGGCAATCGACGTTCGCACTGCGATCTACCAAACCGCAACCAATCTCACGCAAATCAATCCCGGATATATGTTAGGAGCAGGGGGAGTAGATGCGAGAGCTGCCATCGAAACGATCCCTGAACGTCCTTTGCGGTTACTCACGCCTTCTTCCATCGAGGATACGTTATGGATTGGTTGTCCAGATACATTCCGGTGGGTAGATCAGAGCAGCACAACGCTGAGGATACAGTCTCAAACCAACTATCCCTACGGCGAATGGACGACGTTATTTGCATCGACGCCGAACGACGGCTGGGAACCCTGGATACCAACGGGAATCGCTTCCAAAATGCGCTTTCGGATACTTTCCAATACGGACTTTCGATGGCAAGATAGGTCGGACAATGACTTACCGCTCTCCACCAAAGCGCTGGTACTTAATGAACCGAATAGTGGCGTAAAGTTGTTCAATGCAATCGATACGATTCGGTGGGCGAAACGCGGGGTAGAGCGAATCCGCATCGAATGGAACCGCTACTATCCGCTTGGTGAGTGGGAGTTGATTGCATCTCATGTCGATGCTTCTATTGGTTACATGCAGTGGATTATTCCCCGAGTTGGTACAAACAATGCCCGAATAAAAATAACTGACGAATCGGACGCTACGCGATTCGATATCTCGAATGCAAGTTTCACAATTCGCTCCTCACAAATCCTGATAACCAGTTTCGCAACCAAAGATACCGTTTACACTGGTATCCCTTTTACACTGCGCTGGAGTTCATTCGGAGTATCAGGAAACCTGGCGCTGGATGTTAATACATCCTATCCAACGGGAAACTGGATTCGCTATGACGGAAGTGTTCCAAATTATGATTCACTCCGGATTACACTGCCACATTCGATCTATGGAGAGAACACACGATTACGGTTACGCTCCAATAATGATTCGACAATTAGTGCGATTCATTTTGGAAGCCTTCGGATTGTTCGACCTTGGATCCAAATCACTAATCCCAATGGCGGAGAAAACTGGTCGTTGTTTCAATCCTATCAAGTGCGTTGGCAAGGTGACCATATCGCTCCGGTGAGAGTGCAAATTGCCCGCGATTACCCTTCCAACCAATGGAACGATGTCTCTGATGTAATTGCCAATACTGGTTCTTATTGGTGGGGAGTTATTCCACCGTGGTCGAGTCGCTGTCGCATCCGGGTATTTTTCCGCGATTTTCCTTCTATCGGCGATACAACCGACTGCGATTTTTCGCTGTCGGGCGTTGGCATAAGTGAACAGACCGGATTGCTGCCGGATCGCTTTACGGTCGAAACGCCGTATCCCAATCCCGCTAATCGAGAAGTATTGTTGCGGTTTGCCATTCCATCGGATGCCCAAGTGACGGTCGAGATTTTCAACCTCCAAGGCAGACAAATCGAACGGCTTTCAAGCCAATGGTATCGAAGCGGTTTTCATTCGATTCGCTGGAACCCGGGAATGCAGAGTCACAACGCCTTTACCAGCGGTGTTTATTTTGTAAAAGTCGCATACGCGGGACAGACACTCTGGGGGAAAGGAGTTATATTGAGGTAGAGTATTGTTGTCACAGCAATCGAAATCTTTCGACTAAGACATCAATCCTATCGAATCGGGAGTACGATATGATTCGCAATGTCCGCTGGTTACTTGTATTGTTAGTACTATTCGGTTTAGAGAATGTTACGGCAGCAGTTAGACCACTGCTGCCTAATCGATCCAGCAAGATCGAGCTGCGAATTGCTGCCCCGATGCTGCAATCCCTGCATCGTACGTTTGACGGTGTTCTTCATTACCCAACCGGATTACTTGCATTCGATGATCTCCTCTGTGAGTATGAAATTGTCGAAGTACATCCCCTCTTCACCCACGATCCGGTTTCTTTACGAAATCCAATATTCTTTCAGGTAGGGATGGATCGCTTTTTCGAGCTGACCTGTGATGCTTTTGTTACTCTATCGGAATCGGAACGGGAAACATTGTTAGGTAGGCTCCGTTCGATTGAAGGGATTGAGCTTGCCAACTTCATTGGATTGTGTGGACCGTTATTTACACCCAACGACTTTTCTCTCGAAGGGAGAGAACTTTGGGGGTTAGACACGATGCATTGCCGGCAAGCTTGGGACTTACAGAAAGGTAACGACGAGATTCTCGTCGCTACAATCGACACCGGAATTGACTATGTACATGAGGACTTGCGCGATAACATTGCAATCAATCCCGGTGAGGATATCGATCAGGATGGACAACTAAGCACTGCCGACAATAATGTATCGATGACGATGACAATGGCTTTATCGACGACGTAATCGGATGGGATTTCCAAAGTGCAAGCTGGGGTCAGATTTATGTGGATTTATTGGGATTGATCGATTCGATTCCCGGGGAAGATTATGGTATCCCCGATAACGATCCACCAGATTATTACGGACATGGAACCCATGTGGCAGGTACGATAGCCGGATGCACAAACAACGGCATCGGCATTGCTTCCGGGAGCTTTAATGTGAAGCAATTAGCGATACGAGCAGCTGTAGCGTTTACATATAATGGAACAAGAACTGCACGTGGATACTCCAATGATTTTGTTCGTGCAATACAATACGTCGTTAACCGACAAGTCCGAGTGATAAGCATAAGTTTTGGTGGAAGTACACCAGACTCCTCATATCAAGCGGTGACTGAATATGCCCGTGAAAATGGCGCAATAATGTTTGCCGCTGCAGGAAACTCAGACTCTATCGAAATCAATTATCCTGCTGGGTATCCCAATGTCATTTCAGTCGCATCATTAAGACGAGGAAATCTACGTTCTACATTTTCAAATTACGGACCTACGATAGGTATCTCCGCTCCCGGCTCAAGTATTTGGTCGACGATGACTCTACAATCCAACGAAGCGACACTCTATGCTTCATGGTCGGGAACGTCGATGGCGACGCCGAATGCCGCTTCGGTTGCAGCATTAATCTTCTCAAAGAACCCATCACTGACACCGGCGCAAGTGCAGCAGTATCTATATCAAAATGCCACCAATATTTCTGCGTTGAATCCCGGTTATCAGTTAGGCGCAGGCGGTGTTAATGCCCAACGTTCGATCCAAGCGACGCCGCGACGACCTTTGTTATTAGTGTCGCCAAGCGCACGATCCGATACGATTTGGTTGAATCGACCCGATACAATTCGTTGGAGCGATACTCAGAGCAATGCCATCCGCATTGAGTGGAATCGGAATTTCCCTTATGATGCTTGGCAGGCACTTTTGGCAACTACTCCGAACGACGGGATACATATCTGGACACCAACTGGAGCTGAGCTGCCACATGTACGGATCCGGGTTATCTCGAATACAAACATTCTTTGGAATGACCGCTCCGATTATTCCGTTCCACTAATGAATCCACAGCTCACGATCGGTGCTCATAGCAACGTTGTCGCATATCATGCCCGCGACACAATCCGGTGGAATATGGCAGGAGTTAATCGAGTCGATGTTAAATGGAACCGGAACTATCCGATGGGAAGTTGGGATACCATTGCCACCAATATTCCTGCTGCAAATGGACAGATAGTTTGGACAATACCTTCTTTACCCACTCAACATGCCCGAATAAAAGTGATCGACCGCCGCTACCCGGAGTTATCTTCACTCTCACCGGATGATATTGCAATTGTCCCACCTATGCTGGCGTGGAACGACTCATTGAATAGTGACTCCTTGTGGGGGGGATTGCCAACGACTCTCTACTGGGACTCCTTTGGTGTGTTTGGAACACTCAAGCTCGATATCATGATTGGCTATCCAACCGGCAATTGGTCACCGATCTTTGAAGAGCTTCCCAACACAGGGAATACTACTTTCATGATCCCGACAAGTATCTCAAACGATCATGTAAGGTTTCGCCTTCAATGGAATCTCGACACTTCAGTTACAACCATTACTTCACGCGATATTCCAATTACTCGAGCAACGTATCGGATTGTCTCTCCCAATGGTGGTGAAAATTGGGGAATCAACGAAGTGCACCGGATCGAATGGAGTAGCAATAATCCAGCGACAGTTCTCGTGCAGCTCAATCGTACCTTTCCGAGCGGACAATGGATCCCGATAAGCGATCCAGTAACGAATGCAAATTCAGTGCTGTGGTCGGTTACTTCTCCGATATCGGGTCGCTGTCGAGTTCGTGTTATTCCCCAAAGTT
It encodes the following:
- a CDS encoding S8 family peptidase, producing the protein DEEDYGTPDNNPMDVHTHGTHVAGILAARTNNGVGIASASYNVKTLAMRAGYAYRSDQYLFGDGLVDDFARATQYVANRGARVVSFSYGYDYPDSAWQAAVNYLAANDALVFGAAGNNDNASYIYPAMFENAIAVAALNRGNVRAWFSSYGSWVDIAAPGVAIWSTVMPNMINSAYYTQYSGTSMATPNVAAVAALLWSKNPALSAIDVRTAIYQTATNLTQINPGYMLGAGGVDARAAIETIPERPLRLLTPSSIEDTLWIGCPDTFRWVDQSSTTLRIQSQTNYPYGEWTTLFASTPNDGWEPWIPTGIASKMRFRILSNTDFRWQDRSDNDLPLSTKALVLNEPNSGVKLFNAIDTIRWAKRGVERIRIEWNRYYPLGEWELIASHVDASIGYMQWIIPRVGTNNARIKITDESDATRFDISNASFTIRSSQILITSFATKDTVYTGIPFTLRWSSFGVSGNLALDVNTSYPTGNWIRYDGSVPNYDSLRITLPHSIYGENTRLRLRSNNDSTISAIHFGSLRIVRPWIQITNPNGGENWSLFQSYQVRWQGDHIAPVRVQIARDYPSNQWNDVSDVIANTGSYWWGVIPPWSSRCRIRVFFRDFPSIGDTTDCDFSLSGVGISEQTGLLPDRFTVETPYPNPANREVLLRFAIPSDAQVTVEIFNLQGRQIERLSSQWYRSGFHSIRWNPGMQSHNAFTSGVYFVKVAYAGQTLWGKGVILR
- a CDS encoding S8 family peptidase, translating into MDLLGLIDSIPGEDYGIPDNDPPDYYGHGTHVAGTIAGCTNNGIGIASGSFNVKQLAIRAAVAFTYNGTRTARGYSNDFVRAIQYVVNRQVRVISISFGGSTPDSSYQAVTEYARENGAIMFAAAGNSDSIEINYPAGYPNVISVASLRRGNLRSTFSNYGPTIGISAPGSSIWSTMTLQSNEATLYASWSGTSMATPNAASVAALIFSKNPSLTPAQVQQYLYQNATNISALNPGYQLGAGGVNAQRSIQATPRRPLLLVSPSARSDTIWLNRPDTIRWSDTQSNAIRIEWNRNFPYDAWQALLATTPNDGIHIWTPTGAELPHVRIRVISNTNILWNDRSDYSVPLMNPQLTIGAHSNVVAYHARDTIRWNMAGVNRVDVKWNRNYPMGSWDTIATNIPAANGQIVWTIPSLPTQHARIKVIDRRYPELSSLSPDDIAIVPPMLAWNDSLNSDSLWGGLPTTLYWDSFGVFGTLKLDIMIGYPTGNWSPIFEELPNTGNTTFMIPTSISNDHVRFRLQWNLDTSVTTITSRDIPITRATYRIVSPNGGENWGINEVHRIEWSSNNPATVLVQLNRTFPSGQWIPISDPVTNANSVLWSVTSPISGRCRVRVIPQSSTMVGDTSDANFQIGVSSVNLDENTIPGELILLSPQPNPANASVTLRFGLPTPLPVKVAIFNVHGQEIAEFPERMYTPGYHSISLNLTQRNGLHSSSGIFIVRVTSASRSYYTKGLYVK